The proteins below are encoded in one region of Gemmatimonadota bacterium:
- a CDS encoding phytanoyl-CoA dioxygenase family protein, translating into MPDYNYHFDRDDIEAALACVDKYGFCVIRQLIDQNMVAALKDSIDRHLDPESDLAPASNRYHMAFAEDSEPVWDLVDSPAYMNFIRTVHGTTDLCLHRSAAILRTPGEGMGRWHQDHRGHIDNPQRANDVLNRYPIPSGCWFYLNGSHPDRSGIAVIEKSNHLEWDGPDGFVMGPERSGLYPEGGTPDTPYDPMSVPGCVPVLADPGDLICFAALTWHANMATRERRYSCGIGFRPRAWRIDAPWPLPASAAALAERLPDRLKHFTDGYTGFDGEWKAE; encoded by the coding sequence ATGCCGGATTACAACTATCATTTCGATCGTGATGATATAGAGGCTGCCCTGGCCTGCGTGGATAAGTACGGTTTCTGCGTCATCCGGCAGCTGATCGATCAGAACATGGTCGCCGCGCTGAAGGATTCCATCGACCGGCACCTGGATCCGGAGAGTGACCTGGCCCCGGCATCCAACCGGTATCACATGGCCTTCGCCGAGGACAGCGAGCCCGTCTGGGACCTGGTCGACAGCCCGGCCTACATGAACTTCATTCGCACCGTGCACGGCACAACCGACCTCTGCCTGCATCGCTCCGCGGCCATCCTGCGCACGCCGGGCGAAGGCATGGGCCGCTGGCACCAGGACCACCGGGGACACATCGATAATCCGCAGCGGGCCAATGACGTCCTCAACCGCTATCCCATCCCCAGCGGCTGCTGGTTTTATCTCAACGGAAGCCATCCCGATCGAAGCGGCATCGCGGTCATCGAGAAGTCCAACCATCTCGAATGGGACGGCCCCGACGGGTTCGTCATGGGACCGGAGCGTAGCGGCCTGTACCCCGAGGGCGGCACACCCGACACGCCCTACGACCCCATGTCCGTGCCCGGCTGCGTCCCGGTCCTCGCCGATCCCGGCGACCTGATCTGCTTCGCCGCGCTCACCTGGCATGCCAACATGGCCACCCGCGAGCGGCGCTACTCCTGCGGCATCGGTTTCCGCCCCAGAGCCTGGCGCATCGACGCGCCGTGGCCCCTTCCCGCTTCCGCCGCTGCTCTCGCCGAACGGCTGCCCGATCGTCTCAAGCATTTCACCGACGGTTACACGGGTTTCGACGGGGAGTGGAAGGCAGAGTGA
- a CDS encoding aminoglycoside 3'-phosphotransferase, whose product MRSHPPIPNSLPEPVRSRLRGYKTEGRNLRTESCSSVFLYTHPLKPGLVLKSRDVRLRPQEPDLLAETIALTWLQDKLPVPEYRCFHVEGDMQYLLMTQLEGVSGIHPESTGDPARLVQEFARGLREIHALDIGSCPMDWRISRFFQWTEGLIDRGVFDDRIPAGGTRDGLREALDAIKTALPEEEDLVFTHGDYCLPNVLFKDGELTGYIDLGFAGVGDRYLDFVSASWTIQRNLGEEWISLFFHAYGLEHPDRDKMGTWQSVFEFVFR is encoded by the coding sequence ATGCGTTCCCATCCGCCTATTCCGAATAGTCTTCCCGAACCGGTCCGGTCTCGCCTGAGGGGCTACAAAACCGAAGGCCGAAACCTCCGGACTGAATCCTGCTCATCCGTATTCCTCTACACGCATCCCCTGAAACCCGGACTGGTTCTGAAATCGCGAGACGTCCGGTTGAGGCCGCAGGAACCGGACCTGCTGGCGGAGACTATAGCTCTGACGTGGTTGCAGGACAAACTTCCCGTGCCCGAATACCGGTGTTTTCACGTGGAAGGCGACATGCAGTACCTACTCATGACGCAGTTGGAAGGCGTATCGGGGATACATCCGGAATCGACCGGGGATCCAGCGCGCCTCGTGCAAGAATTCGCACGGGGCCTGCGCGAAATACATGCGCTGGATATCGGATCCTGTCCCATGGATTGGCGCATTTCGCGGTTCTTTCAGTGGACGGAAGGGTTGATCGACCGTGGCGTGTTTGACGATCGGATCCCGGCTGGTGGTACCAGAGACGGTCTAAGGGAAGCACTCGACGCGATCAAAACCGCGCTGCCCGAGGAGGAAGACCTGGTCTTCACGCACGGCGACTACTGTCTGCCCAACGTCCTGTTCAAGGACGGCGAACTGACCGGATACATAGACCTTGGTTTCGCGGGTGTCGGCGATCGGTACCTGGATTTCGTGTCCGCGAGCTGGACGATACAGAGAAACCTGGGCGAAGAGTGGATATCCCTGTTTTTCCATGCCTATGGTCTCGAGCATCCCGACCGTGATAAAATGGGGACGTGGCAAAGCGTTTTCGAATTTGTTTTTCGATAG
- a CDS encoding inositol monophosphatase has translation MDVNVPHAQVEALLREAANQIVMPLWRNLGREDVSEKSAGDLTTSADTRCEAFLASHLPRLIEGALVLGEESVYDDPDLLDVLQTDAPVWVIDPLDGTRYFAAGEPKFAIMVCLIQAGTTLGAWILNPLDGVLTSAERGGGAFQGGGAVQDGGRLAADSTRLVVDPLPLPLDRARGVAMTWYLPDALKPTAEAAKDSFQFIERTRCAGYNYPSFAKNELQFLFFYRTLVWDHAQGVLITQEAGGFVRRLDGTEYSPVDDRKGLPCANSPETWKSVQRTLVPYVEVVGSI, from the coding sequence ATGGACGTGAACGTACCCCATGCCCAGGTCGAGGCCCTCCTTCGCGAGGCGGCCAATCAGATCGTCATGCCGCTTTGGAGAAACCTGGGTCGGGAGGACGTTTCCGAGAAGAGTGCGGGCGATTTGACAACGTCAGCCGATACCCGGTGCGAGGCCTTCCTGGCATCTCACCTACCCCGGTTGATCGAAGGTGCGCTGGTCCTGGGCGAGGAAAGCGTTTATGACGATCCCGACTTGTTGGACGTGTTGCAAACGGACGCGCCTGTCTGGGTCATCGATCCCCTGGATGGCACGCGGTACTTCGCGGCAGGTGAGCCGAAGTTCGCCATCATGGTCTGCCTTATTCAGGCGGGCACGACGTTAGGAGCGTGGATACTCAACCCTTTGGATGGCGTCCTGACGAGTGCAGAAAGGGGAGGTGGCGCATTCCAGGGAGGTGGTGCCGTTCAGGATGGTGGGCGCCTGGCCGCCGATTCCACGCGCCTGGTCGTCGACCCATTGCCCCTGCCCCTGGATCGCGCCCGTGGCGTGGCCATGACGTGGTATCTCCCGGATGCGCTCAAACCCACCGCCGAAGCGGCGAAGGATAGCTTTCAATTCATAGAACGCACCCGGTGCGCCGGCTATAACTATCCTTCTTTCGCAAAGAACGAATTGCAGTTCCTGTTCTTCTATCGCACCCTGGTCTGGGATCACGCGCAGGGCGTCCTGATCACGCAGGAGGCCGGCGGCTTCGTGCGAAGATTGGACGGTACCGAGTACTCCCCCGTGGATGACCGCAAGGGGTTGCCGTGCGCCAACAGTCCGGAAACGTGGAAATCGGTACAGCGGACGCTGGTACCGTACGTCGAGGTCGTCGGCAGCATCTAG
- a CDS encoding MerR family transcriptional regulator, whose protein sequence is MGHTPAGHQNGGPSNRAAIKTRGSFMNSRRYMTSTEAASALNVSPSTLYAYVSRGMIRSEASGDGRRKRLYRSEDIERLKARKRARRNPGWAVKRALHTGDPILESAITLITDERLFYRGRDATILAANESFERVAALIWTNDKRFSFPIFSNTYQRDYRESWLKLKKLKPVERFQILLPLAEADDLAALDLRRDTVAATGMRILWFMTGVATGEDPMGGIAQALRRAWAPEIDGAAELINTTLVLFADHELNVSTFTVRCAASAGTTPYSAVCAGLAALRGYKHGAASERVEALFQEAESIGSVERAIANRLRLGEKIPGFGHAVYRDVDPRASLLLRKLEDRFPGSKDLLLAREIIETTHRLVPDRYNIDLALTALVRVLNMPEGSAMALFALGRTAGWIGHAIEQYERDQLIRPRARYTGLRPPQISSS, encoded by the coding sequence ATGGGACATACCCCGGCGGGCCATCAAAACGGCGGACCATCAAACCGAGCGGCCATCAAAACGAGAGGATCTTTCATGAACAGCAGAAGATACATGACATCCACCGAAGCGGCCTCCGCGCTGAACGTCAGTCCGTCGACGCTCTATGCGTATGTAAGCCGCGGTATGATCCGGTCGGAAGCAAGCGGCGACGGTCGGCGGAAGCGGTTGTATCGCAGTGAAGACATCGAACGGCTGAAAGCCCGCAAGCGCGCCCGCCGGAATCCGGGATGGGCGGTAAAAAGGGCCCTGCACACGGGGGATCCGATCCTGGAATCGGCGATCACGCTGATCACGGATGAACGGCTGTTCTACCGCGGCCGGGACGCGACGATCCTGGCGGCGAACGAGTCGTTCGAGCGTGTCGCGGCTTTGATCTGGACGAATGACAAGCGGTTTTCTTTTCCGATTTTCTCAAACACCTACCAGAGGGACTACCGCGAAAGCTGGTTGAAATTGAAGAAGCTCAAGCCTGTCGAACGCTTCCAGATTTTGCTTCCCCTGGCTGAGGCGGATGACCTGGCCGCACTGGACCTGCGGCGGGACACGGTCGCCGCGACGGGCATGCGTATTCTCTGGTTCATGACAGGCGTGGCCACGGGCGAAGACCCGATGGGCGGGATCGCGCAGGCGTTGCGAAGGGCCTGGGCGCCGGAGATTGATGGCGCGGCGGAACTGATCAATACGACCCTGGTGTTGTTCGCGGATCACGAACTGAATGTATCGACCTTTACCGTACGATGCGCCGCATCGGCGGGAACGACGCCCTACAGTGCGGTATGCGCGGGACTCGCGGCACTGCGCGGCTACAAGCACGGCGCTGCCAGCGAGCGGGTCGAAGCGCTGTTTCAGGAGGCGGAATCGATCGGCAGCGTTGAACGGGCGATTGCCAACAGGCTGCGACTTGGTGAAAAGATACCAGGGTTCGGCCACGCCGTATACCGCGACGTGGACCCTCGGGCGAGCCTGCTGTTGCGCAAGCTGGAGGATCGGTTTCCGGGATCCAAGGACCTGCTGCTTGCGCGGGAAATCATCGAAACGACCCATCGACTGGTCCCGGACCGGTACAACATCGACTTGGCCCTCACGGCCCTGGTGCGCGTCCTCAACATGCCCGAAGGCAGCGCCATGGCCCTGTTCGCCCTCGGCCGCACGGCAGGCTGGATCGGACACGCGATCGAACAGTACGAAAGGGACCAGCTCATCCGGCCGCGGGCCAGATACACCGGGTTGCGGCCGCCGCAGATTTCCAGTTCCTGA
- the leuB gene encoding 3-isopropylmalate dehydrogenase, with amino-acid sequence MHQIAELPGDGIGPEITREAVKVLKAVGERHQLDLVFSHHLVGGALIDAQGVALSDEVVEACRRSDAVLFGAVGGPQWDHLDMQDRADHALIRLRQELSVYANLRQFRLYPGLEDASAVKADLISGGVDFIILRELSSGAYYGQPKFSEVTPSGRRAVDTIEYYDFQVERLTRYGYELARQRRGRLTSMSKWNALESSRLWRDVVEEVAAEYPDVDTRHEIVDAGAMNLIQRPAEYDVIVMPNMFGDILGDEAAVLAGSIGMVPSAEISLDGTSLYEPIHGSANDIEGKNIANPIGTILSGALMFRYSLDCPDGADEIERAVGRVIEEGYRTADILRSPGQQRVSTSEMGDLVVEMLRE; translated from the coding sequence TTGCACCAGATCGCCGAATTGCCCGGAGACGGGATCGGACCTGAGATCACCCGCGAGGCCGTTAAGGTGTTGAAGGCTGTGGGGGAGCGGCACCAGCTGGACCTAGTTTTTTCCCACCACCTGGTCGGTGGAGCGCTGATCGATGCACAGGGTGTCGCATTGTCCGATGAGGTCGTGGAGGCTTGCAGGCGTAGCGACGCGGTGCTCTTCGGCGCGGTGGGCGGCCCCCAATGGGACCACCTGGACATGCAGGACCGGGCGGACCATGCCCTGATTCGTCTGCGGCAGGAACTTTCCGTCTATGCGAATCTGCGGCAGTTCAGGTTGTACCCGGGGCTGGAAGACGCGTCCGCGGTCAAAGCCGATCTCATAAGCGGGGGTGTTGATTTCATCATCCTGCGCGAGCTTTCCAGCGGCGCCTATTACGGACAACCCAAGTTCAGCGAAGTCACCCCCAGCGGCAGAAGGGCCGTCGATACCATCGAGTACTACGATTTCCAGGTCGAACGACTGACGCGTTACGGATACGAATTGGCGCGACAAAGGCGTGGCAGACTGACCTCGATGTCGAAGTGGAACGCCCTGGAATCCTCCAGGCTCTGGCGCGATGTCGTCGAGGAGGTGGCCGCGGAATATCCCGATGTCGATACGCGGCACGAAATAGTCGACGCGGGTGCCATGAACCTGATTCAGCGGCCCGCCGAGTACGACGTGATCGTCATGCCCAACATGTTCGGTGATATACTGGGCGACGAGGCGGCCGTGCTTGCCGGGTCTATCGGAATGGTCCCGTCAGCGGAGATTTCGCTGGACGGCACCTCGCTGTATGAGCCGATTCACGGGAGTGCGAATGACATCGAAGGCAAGAACATCGCGAATCCCATCGGAACGATCCTGAGCGGCGCCCTGATGTTCCGGTACAGCCTGGACTGTCCCGACGGCGCCGACGAGATCGAACGCGCGGTCGGCAGGGTGATCGAAGAAGGATACAGGACCGCGGACATCCTGAGGTCGCCCGGTCAACAGAGGGTATCCACGTCGGAAATGGGCGATCTGGTGGTTGAAATGTTAAGGGAGTGA
- a CDS encoding citrate synthase/methylcitrate synthase — protein sequence MSYSPGLKDVVAAETRLSHVDGEAGKLVIGGYPLEEIADRATYEEMVCLLWHGRLPTEAALEGFAGELAASRTLSGVTHDLLRGAAKEKRPVIDAVRMAVASLPSIDDTADARTLVAGLPTIVAAYWRLLHCKEPVEPDVSLSHTANLLYMLHGEIPRDDRVRALTTYLNTVIDHGMNASTFTARVIVSTRSDFNSAVTGAIGALKGPLHGGAPGPVIAMLEAIGASDNADPFLRAKLDSGERLMGFGHAVYRVRDPRADVLSRAARAFFDREVDNREDDLYALALHVEKTALELLEEYKPGRRLQTNVEFYTALLLKGLGLHPDLFTPMFAVGRVAGWTAHCIEQRIVDRIFRPESHYSGEMIRRWTSRDER from the coding sequence ATGTCTTACTCACCTGGACTCAAGGACGTCGTAGCGGCGGAAACCCGCCTGAGTCATGTGGACGGCGAAGCCGGCAAACTGGTCATCGGAGGATATCCACTCGAGGAGATCGCGGATCGGGCGACCTATGAGGAGATGGTCTGCCTCCTGTGGCACGGAAGGCTGCCCACCGAGGCTGCCCTCGAGGGATTCGCCGGCGAACTGGCCGCGAGCCGGACGCTGTCCGGTGTCACCCACGATCTGTTGCGCGGCGCGGCGAAGGAGAAACGCCCCGTCATCGACGCCGTCCGCATGGCTGTCGCGTCCCTTCCCTCCATCGACGACACGGCGGACGCCCGGACCCTGGTGGCCGGACTGCCGACCATCGTGGCGGCCTACTGGCGCCTGCTGCACTGTAAAGAGCCGGTGGAACCCGACGTCAGTCTTAGCCACACGGCCAATCTGCTGTACATGCTGCACGGTGAAATCCCGCGCGATGACCGGGTACGTGCGCTCACGACCTATCTCAACACCGTGATCGATCACGGCATGAACGCCTCCACCTTCACGGCGCGGGTCATCGTTTCCACGCGTTCAGACTTCAACTCCGCCGTTACGGGTGCGATCGGCGCGCTCAAGGGACCATTGCACGGTGGTGCGCCGGGACCGGTCATCGCCATGCTCGAAGCCATCGGCGCCTCCGATAACGCCGATCCCTTCCTGCGAGCGAAACTTGATTCCGGGGAACGGCTCATGGGTTTCGGACACGCGGTTTACCGGGTTCGTGACCCGCGGGCCGACGTCCTTTCGCGCGCCGCGCGCGCATTCTTCGACCGTGAAGTCGACAACCGTGAGGACGACCTGTACGCCCTGGCCCTGCACGTCGAGAAAACCGCCCTCGAACTCCTCGAAGAATACAAACCCGGCCGGCGCCTGCAGACCAACGTCGAGTTCTATACCGCCCTCCTCCTCAAGGGGCTGGGTCTCCACCCGGACCTCTTCACCCCTATGTTCGCCGTGGGACGCGTCGCCGGCTGGACGGCACATTGCATCGAGCAGCGGATCGTCGACCGCATCTTTCGCCCGGAATCCCATTACTCGGGCGAGATGATCAGGCGGTGGACGTCCCGTGACGAGCGGTAG
- a CDS encoding phytanoyl-CoA dioxygenase family protein yields the protein MAMVDMKQIHALEDATDLLRRPDELRQRAVEHGCLFFRRLLDPARVLEVRRQVLCVCREHGWVAPGSDLMAGIANPGISVFEGDDPRWIAFYNDVQRIRDFHALALDPAVIHMLEVLFGEPVLAHSRNICRLVFPDTNTHSTPPHQDNYFIGGSDETWTGWIPLGDCPEKLGGLAVNRGSHRGGMLETTDGVGPGGRQVPVEDASAWVGGDYACGDVIILHSLTIHQGRDNVTTDRLRLSSDYRYQPRSHPVREDSLQPHMNWLTWDQVYEHWDADDPVRYYWRDWPLDVVKREPR from the coding sequence ATGGCGATGGTCGACATGAAGCAGATCCACGCGCTGGAAGACGCGACGGACCTGCTCAGACGTCCCGACGAACTGCGTCAACGTGCCGTGGAGCACGGTTGTCTTTTCTTCCGGCGATTGCTCGATCCGGCGCGCGTGCTGGAGGTCCGGCGCCAGGTGCTCTGCGTGTGCCGGGAACACGGATGGGTTGCCCCCGGATCGGACCTCATGGCCGGCATCGCGAATCCCGGCATCAGCGTATTCGAAGGCGACGACCCGCGCTGGATCGCTTTCTACAACGATGTCCAGCGGATCCGCGATTTCCACGCACTGGCCCTCGACCCCGCGGTAATCCACATGCTCGAAGTGCTGTTCGGAGAACCCGTGCTGGCCCACAGCCGGAACATCTGCCGGCTCGTGTTCCCGGACACGAACACCCACTCGACCCCGCCGCACCAGGACAACTACTTCATCGGCGGTTCGGATGAGACGTGGACGGGCTGGATTCCGCTAGGCGACTGTCCGGAGAAACTCGGAGGGCTCGCCGTCAACCGGGGATCCCACCGCGGCGGCATGCTGGAGACGACTGATGGCGTGGGACCGGGCGGACGGCAGGTACCCGTCGAGGACGCTTCCGCGTGGGTCGGAGGCGACTATGCCTGCGGGGACGTCATCATCCTCCACAGCCTGACCATTCACCAGGGCCGGGACAACGTGACCACGGACCGCCTCCGGCTGTCGTCCGACTACCGGTACCAGCCGAGAAGCCACCCCGTCCGGGAGGATTCCCTCCAGCCCCACATGAACTGGCTGACTTGGGACCAGGTTTACGAACACTGGGATGCGGACGATCCGGTGAGGTACTACTGGCGGGACTGGCCCCTGGACGTGGTCAAGCGGGAGCCACGGTAG
- a CDS encoding SDR family NAD(P)-dependent oxidoreductase yields the protein MPNPLTKTAMHLVRMFLSKPMATPVDLSGRHVIVTGASPGSLGYETARILASWGATVVATRVGDVSLMEAALKDDLRKGGADADNLTARALDLADSHSVNAFAAWYRDRHQGKLHVLVNNAGIHRKTLAPRTETPLTDDGFEVHWRTNYLGAFHLTWALLPLLQRTGIESGDARVVNVSSGLHERVGNTDLFGYDDLFGEGPDRHQPPRDRPRYHSWDAYGRSKLAMNHMAFEIERRFAESHSLHGVAVHPGVVMTNLTLPQTFEGWIGKAVHRISSALASLVLLSPNAGAQTIVMCASQRPLQGGRYYERCDIAEPSADSLDADASNRLWEQSERWVGTLA from the coding sequence ATGCCCAATCCACTTACAAAAACCGCCATGCACCTGGTGCGGATGTTCCTGTCTAAACCGATGGCGACGCCGGTGGATTTGTCGGGACGCCACGTGATCGTGACCGGGGCATCGCCCGGTTCGCTCGGGTACGAAACCGCGAGGATCCTCGCGAGCTGGGGCGCGACGGTCGTGGCGACCCGGGTCGGCGACGTGTCCCTGATGGAAGCGGCGCTGAAAGACGATCTACGCAAGGGCGGCGCCGACGCGGACAACCTCACGGCGCGCGCATTGGATCTCGCCGACTCGCACAGCGTCAACGCCTTCGCCGCCTGGTACCGCGACCGACACCAGGGCAAGCTCCATGTGCTGGTCAACAACGCGGGTATCCACAGGAAGACCCTGGCTCCTCGCACGGAAACGCCTTTGACCGATGACGGCTTCGAGGTTCACTGGCGGACCAACTACCTCGGCGCCTTTCACCTGACCTGGGCGCTGCTTCCCCTCCTGCAACGTACCGGTATTGAAAGCGGCGACGCGCGGGTCGTCAACGTGTCCTCCGGACTCCACGAACGGGTCGGGAACACGGATCTGTTCGGGTACGATGACCTGTTCGGTGAGGGGCCGGATCGCCACCAGCCGCCACGTGATAGGCCGCGCTACCACTCCTGGGACGCCTATGGAAGGTCGAAACTGGCGATGAATCACATGGCTTTTGAAATCGAAAGGCGATTCGCCGAATCCCACAGCTTGCACGGGGTGGCCGTACACCCGGGCGTCGTGATGACCAACCTGACCCTGCCGCAGACGTTTGAAGGGTGGATCGGCAAGGCAGTGCATCGCATCAGTTCCGCGCTGGCCTCGCTGGTCCTGCTGTCCCCGAATGCCGGGGCGCAGACCATCGTGATGTGCGCGAGCCAGCGTCCCCTGCAAGGGGGAAGATACTATGAGCGCTGCGACATCGCCGAACCGAGCGCGGACAGCCTTGACGCAGACGCTTCAAATCGGCTGTGGGAGCAATCGGAGCGGTGGGTCGGGACGCTCGCATAG
- a CDS encoding phytanoyl-CoA dioxygenase family protein has translation MDNELLKRGFSPRPLTSAQRTALDTEGFLMLEEIISPNWLARLRHAFDEIHVREGEKAGEEVAQMEGVRRLADLVNKGSVFDAVYLQPELLTAVFHVLQRPFKLHSLNGHDPLPGSGLQILHADWGQPAEPGGPCHVVNSMWMLDDFTRHNGATRCVPGSHRIPGRITDHVADRLADHPDQVHLTGRAGSVAVFNGSLWHSSYVNRSDGPRRALHCAFIAREHPQQTNQREYLQPLTAQRLSPLARYILDVEDDPR, from the coding sequence TTGGACAATGAGTTACTAAAACGGGGGTTCTCACCCCGGCCGCTGACCTCCGCGCAACGCACGGCGCTGGACACCGAGGGCTTCCTCATGCTGGAGGAGATCATCTCGCCGAACTGGCTCGCCCGGCTGCGCCATGCTTTCGATGAGATTCATGTCCGCGAAGGCGAAAAGGCCGGCGAGGAGGTCGCCCAGATGGAGGGCGTGCGCCGGCTTGCCGATCTCGTCAACAAGGGATCGGTATTCGACGCGGTCTACCTTCAGCCCGAACTCTTGACGGCGGTCTTCCATGTCCTGCAGCGGCCGTTCAAGCTGCACTCGCTCAATGGGCACGACCCCCTGCCCGGAAGCGGTTTGCAGATCCTGCACGCCGATTGGGGCCAGCCTGCCGAACCCGGCGGACCCTGCCACGTCGTCAACTCCATGTGGATGCTCGACGATTTCACCCGGCACAATGGCGCGACGCGCTGCGTACCGGGCAGCCACCGGATACCCGGCCGGATTACCGACCACGTAGCCGACCGCCTGGCGGACCACCCCGATCAGGTACACCTAACGGGCCGCGCGGGTTCGGTGGCCGTATTCAACGGAAGCCTCTGGCACAGCTCTTACGTCAACCGCAGCGACGGCCCGCGGCGCGCCCTGCACTGCGCCTTCATCGCCCGTGAACACCCCCAGCAGACGAATCAGCGGGAGTATCTGCAGCCCCTGACGGCCCAACGCCTGTCCCCGCTGGCGCGTTACATCCTGGACGTCGAGGACGACCCGCGGTAA
- a CDS encoding DUF1295 domain-containing protein, with product MIEWLGIEHLFELSRTEAIWGFFTPLIVYAVFFVIQVMLPGRWVPGYVVNPETGEPRNYRLNGMLVFLIAIVVWALELTGLPHDWFYRSSVYAVAGGTVFSIIFTLIAVFTQPEGKVKNRFLAWWFGRAQEISFFNERIDVKMYMYVVGGTMLSLNALSGAVYHYELFGEKANPGVILYAAFFTFYIMDYMVFERVQLYTYDLIHENVGFKLIWGCLVVYGWLFILPLWGLAAHPNPEFSPAWTNFWLIAASALFLFGWGISRGANLQKYTFKRWPDRKFLGLIAPKYIQAGDRRILCSGLWGVARHLNYMGEGFLALSIALIFGHFANFWAWTYFIFIVSLFMYRQWDDDRHCAEKYGAENWAEYKERVKYRIVPGIY from the coding sequence ATGATCGAATGGCTGGGTATCGAACACCTCTTCGAACTGTCCCGGACGGAAGCGATCTGGGGATTCTTCACCCCGCTGATCGTCTACGCCGTGTTTTTCGTGATCCAGGTCATGCTCCCCGGCAGGTGGGTCCCCGGTTACGTCGTCAATCCGGAGACCGGCGAACCCCGCAATTACCGCCTGAACGGCATGCTCGTGTTCTTGATCGCGATCGTCGTGTGGGCGCTCGAACTCACCGGGCTTCCCCACGACTGGTTCTACCGGTCCTCGGTCTATGCCGTGGCCGGCGGAACGGTCTTCAGCATAATCTTCACCCTGATCGCCGTGTTTACCCAACCGGAAGGCAAGGTGAAGAACCGGTTCCTGGCGTGGTGGTTCGGCCGTGCGCAGGAGATTTCGTTCTTCAACGAACGAATCGACGTGAAAATGTACATGTATGTTGTCGGGGGAACGATGCTGTCGCTCAACGCCCTGTCCGGCGCCGTGTACCACTACGAACTCTTTGGTGAAAAAGCCAATCCGGGCGTCATCCTCTACGCGGCGTTCTTCACCTTCTACATCATGGACTACATGGTCTTCGAGCGCGTACAGCTCTATACCTACGACCTGATCCACGAGAATGTCGGCTTCAAGCTAATATGGGGCTGCCTCGTGGTCTACGGCTGGCTGTTCATCCTTCCGCTGTGGGGATTGGCCGCGCACCCGAACCCCGAATTCTCGCCCGCCTGGACTAACTTCTGGCTCATCGCCGCGTCCGCGCTGTTCCTGTTCGGCTGGGGTATCTCGCGCGGCGCCAACCTGCAGAAATACACCTTCAAGCGGTGGCCGGACCGCAAGTTCCTCGGCCTCATCGCGCCGAAGTACATCCAGGCCGGCGACCGCAGGATCCTGTGCAGCGGCCTGTGGGGCGTCGCCCGCCACTTAAACTATATGGGCGAGGGGTTCCTTGCCCTGTCCATCGCCCTGATCTTCGGTCACTTCGCGAACTTCTGGGCCTGGACCTATTTCATTTTCATCGTGTCCCTGTTCATGTACCGGCAATGGGACGACGACCGTCACTGCGCCGAGAAGTACGGCGCAGAAAATTGGGCGGAATACAAGGAGCGGGTGAAGTACCGGATCGTGCCGGGGATTTATTGA
- a CDS encoding class I SAM-dependent methyltransferase codes for MPPMTSSSTQESLRLLHSVKDKYNGPDELDIRKGELKNGIREAEQAFAGKYPINSRLLDIGCATGRLCFALARQGYDVTGIDVAEKQIEQAGRTAEAEGVDVTFLQYEMPNLPFPDASFAAAFMVNVYCYVPHRASRIAFLEEVARVLRPHGEVFLSQTVLDSVLESYEDLYDDNHRKFAPDYETLEEGDGFVLGAPQFLHFFFAEDLMAELEASSFQVVSPELKKSDFKCVLRK; via the coding sequence ATGCCGCCAATGACCTCCAGCAGCACACAGGAATCTCTGAGATTACTGCACTCCGTAAAGGACAAGTACAATGGTCCTGACGAACTTGATATCCGAAAAGGCGAGCTGAAAAACGGTATCCGGGAAGCGGAACAAGCGTTCGCAGGAAAGTACCCGATAAACAGTCGCCTGCTGGACATTGGATGCGCGACAGGGCGATTATGCTTCGCACTCGCGCGGCAGGGATACGACGTCACCGGTATTGATGTCGCCGAAAAACAGATTGAACAGGCAGGGCGTACCGCGGAAGCGGAAGGCGTCGACGTGACGTTCCTACAGTACGAGATGCCGAATCTGCCTTTCCCCGACGCCTCATTTGCCGCTGCATTTATGGTAAATGTTTACTGCTATGTCCCGCACCGTGCGTCACGCATCGCTTTTCTTGAAGAGGTCGCACGCGTGTTACGTCCACATGGCGAGGTTTTTCTTTCGCAGACGGTCCTGGATTCCGTACTGGAGAGTTACGAAGACCTCTACGATGACAACCATCGTAAGTTCGCTCCCGATTACGAGACCCTTGAGGAGGGAGACGGATTCGTGCTGGGAGCGCCCCAGTTTCTGCACTTCTTCTTCGCCGAAGATCTCATGGCAGAACTGGAAGCATCTTCATTTCAGGTGGTGAGTCCAGAATTGAAGAAGTCAGATTTCAAGTGTGTCCTGCGGAAATGA